In one Gossypium hirsutum isolate 1008001.06 chromosome D09, Gossypium_hirsutum_v2.1, whole genome shotgun sequence genomic region, the following are encoded:
- the LOC107891408 gene encoding calcium-dependent protein kinase 7 has product MGNCCATPGSPVEKNKKGQKKNKANPFYGDEYAVSNGSATTFKLRVLKELTGQDISSQYDLGRELGRGEFGVTYLCTDVNTGEKYACKSISKKKLRTAVDIEDVRREVEIMKHLPKHTNIVTLKDTYEDDDAVHIVMELCEGGELFDRIVARGHYTERAAAVVMRTIVEVVQMCHKHGVMHRDLKPENFLFGNKKENAPLKAIDFGLSVFFKPGERFNEIVGSPYYMAPEVLKRNYGPEVDVWSAGVILYILLCGVPPFWAETEQGVAQAIIRSVIDFKRDPWPKVSDNAKDLVKKMLNPDPKQRLTAQEVLEHPWLQNAKKAPNVPLGETVKARLKQFSVMNKLKKRALRVIAEHLSVEEVAGIKEAFDVMDTGKRGKINLEELRMGLQKLGQQIPDADLQILVEAADVDGDGTLNYGEFVAVSVHLRKMANDEHLHKAFAFFDLNQSGFLEIEDLRDSLNDEVDTSEEVINAIMLDVDTDKDGRISYEEFVAMMKAGTDWRKASRQYSRERFNSLSLKLMRDGSLQLGN; this is encoded by the exons ATGGGAAATTGCTGTGCGACCCCTGGTTCTCCTGTTGAGAAGAACAAGAAAGGGCAAAAAAAGAACAAAGCGAACCCATTTTATGGAGATGAATATGCTGTCTCCAATGGATCTGCTACTACCTTCAAACTAAGGGTTTTGAAGGAACTCACTGGTCAAGATATTTCATCTCAATATGATCTGGGTCGTGAGCTGGGGCGTGGCGAATTCGGGGTAACATATCTGTGCACCGATGTGAACACAGGTGAGAAATATGCTTGTAAATCGATATCCAAGAAGAAACTCAGGACTGCTGTGGATATTGAGGATGTGAGGAGGGAGGTAGAAATTATGAAGCATTTGCCCAAGCATACTAATATCGTGACATTGAAGGATACTTATGAGGATGATGATGCTGTTCATATTGTAATGGAACTGTGTGAGGGAGGAGAGTTGTTTGACAGGATTGTTGCAAGGGGACACTACACTGAACGAGCTGCAGCAGTGGTTATGAGGACGATTGTCGAAGTTGTTCAG ATGTGTCATAAACATGGAGTAATGCATCGTGATCTCAAACCAGAGAATTTTCTGTTTGGAAATAAGAAGGAAAATGCGCCATTGAAGGCAATTGATTTTGGGTTGTCAGTCTTCTTTAAACCTG GTGAACGATTCAATGAGATTGTGGGAAGCCCATATTACATGGCTCCAGAGGTTCTTAAACGTAATTATGGCCCAGAGGTTGATGTCTGGAGTGCTGGGGTTATCCTCTATATTTTACTTTGTGGTGTGCCACCATTCTGGGCAG AGACTGAGCAGGGGGTGGCACAAGCAATTATTCGCTCTGTTATTGACTTTAAGAGGGATCCATGGCCTAAGGTTTCAGACAATGCAAAGGACCTTGTAAAGAAAATGCTTAATCCTGATCCAAAGCAGCGTCTTACAGCACAGGAAGTGCTTG AACATCCATGGCTACAAAATGCCAAGAAAGCACCCAATGTTCCATTGGGTGAGACTGTGAAAGCTAGGCTCAAACAATTTTCTGTAATGAACAAGCTGAAGAAGAGAGCACTAAGG GTGATTGCTGAGCATTTGTCAGTTGAGGAAGTAGCTGGCATAAAAGAGGCTTTTGACGTTATGGACACTGGAAAACGAGGTAAAATAAACCTTGAGGAGCTTCGGATGGGGTTGCAAAAGCTTGGCCAACAGATTCCTGATGCAGATTTGCAGATCCTAGTGGAAGCT GCTGATGTTGATGGTGATGGAACTCTGAATTATGGAGAGTTTGTAGCAGTTTCAGTTCACCTCAGGAAAATGGCGAACGATGAGCACTTGCACAAAGCTTTTGCCTTCTTTGATCTAAATCAAAGTGGTTTCTTAGAGATAGAAGATCTGCGAGATTCCTTAAACGATGAAGTTGATACCAGTGAGGAAGTTATCAATGCCATTATGCTTGATGTTGATACTGACAAG GATGGGCGCATAAGTTACGAGGAGTTTGTTGCAATGATGAAAGCTGGTACTGATTGGAGAAAAGCATCCAGACAATATTCACGAGAAAGATTCAACAGTCTaagcttgaagttgatgagagaTGGTTCATTGCAATTAGGCAATTGA